The following proteins are encoded in a genomic region of Planococcus lenghuensis:
- a CDS encoding response regulator transcription factor has product MIRIVLAEDQRMMLGALGTLLSMEDDMEVVGQAHNGEEALALVKQQKPDVCIMDIEMPIMSGLDAAEAMQELPVHIIILTTFARPGYFERARKAGVKGYLLKDSPSEELASSIRGVVNGRRAYAPELIDLAYSTSNNPLTERENQVLELIAEGKNTKEIAEELFLTTGTVRNYISTILDKLDVGNRIEAISRFKEKGWFKK; this is encoded by the coding sequence ATGATCCGGATTGTACTTGCAGAAGACCAGCGCATGATGCTTGGCGCGCTGGGTACACTTTTGAGCATGGAAGATGACATGGAAGTGGTCGGGCAGGCACATAACGGTGAAGAGGCGCTTGCACTCGTAAAGCAGCAAAAACCGGACGTCTGCATTATGGATATAGAAATGCCGATCATGAGCGGATTGGATGCAGCAGAAGCCATGCAGGAACTTCCGGTGCATATTATCATTCTGACGACATTTGCACGTCCGGGATACTTCGAGCGGGCCCGGAAAGCCGGTGTTAAAGGGTATTTACTGAAAGACAGCCCGAGCGAAGAATTGGCAAGTTCAATACGCGGTGTGGTGAATGGCCGGCGCGCTTATGCACCGGAGCTCATCGATCTTGCGTACAGTACGAGCAATAATCCGCTGACTGAGCGGGAAAACCAGGTGCTTGAACTGATTGCGGAAGGGAAGAACACGAAAGAGATCGCCGAAGAGCTATTTCTAACGACCGGCACGGTCCGCAATTACATTTCAACAATCCTGGATAAACTGGATGTCGGCAACCGCATTGAAGCGATTTCACGCTTTAAGGAAAAAGGCTGGTTCAAAAAATAA
- a CDS encoding amino acid ABC transporter substrate-binding protein: MKKSSILFVLLLGMILLLAACGAEEAGESAEGVAEEENLLTAIEEEGVLRVGTEGTYPPFTFHDESGELTGFDVEIAREVADRLGVEAEFMETQWDAMFAGLDAGRFDMVANQVGIREDRLEQYDFSDPYITSAAVLVTRADDTELTTFEDLEGKTTAQSLTSNFADIATSYGAEIEGVEGFSQSAELLVSGRVDALVNDRIAVLDYLQQRPDADIQIAAIHEDASQSGLMFREENEELVEAVNEALAAMIEDGTYEEISKKWFGENVLE, encoded by the coding sequence ATGAAAAAATCATCCATTTTATTCGTTTTGCTGCTGGGCATGATCTTGTTGCTGGCAGCGTGCGGCGCTGAAGAAGCCGGCGAATCCGCTGAAGGCGTTGCTGAAGAAGAAAACTTACTTACAGCCATTGAAGAAGAAGGTGTATTGCGAGTCGGTACAGAAGGAACGTACCCTCCATTCACATTCCATGATGAGTCCGGTGAACTAACTGGGTTTGACGTGGAAATCGCACGGGAAGTCGCTGATCGCCTTGGCGTTGAAGCGGAATTTATGGAAACCCAATGGGATGCCATGTTCGCAGGACTTGATGCCGGGCGTTTCGACATGGTCGCCAATCAGGTCGGCATCCGTGAAGACCGCTTGGAGCAGTATGACTTTTCCGATCCGTATATCACTTCGGCAGCTGTACTCGTGACACGTGCGGACGATACGGAACTCACAACATTTGAAGATCTTGAAGGAAAAACAACTGCCCAGTCACTGACAAGTAATTTTGCGGATATCGCCACTTCTTACGGTGCTGAAATTGAAGGCGTTGAAGGATTCAGCCAATCTGCTGAATTGCTTGTTTCCGGCCGGGTGGATGCACTCGTCAATGACCGGATCGCTGTTCTTGATTACTTACAACAGCGGCCTGATGCTGATATTCAGATTGCCGCTATCCATGAAGATGCTTCACAAAGCGGTCTGATGTTCCGTGAAGAAAATGAAGAACTTGTAGAAGCTGTAAACGAAGCGTTGGCCGCAATGATCGAAGACGGCACATATGAAGAAATATCTAAGAAATGGTTTGGCGAAAATGTTCTTGAGTAG
- a CDS encoding BCCT family transporter: MDNKNHFSNPVFLISAAVILLLVILGAIAPEGFGIIAGQALEFTTVNFGWFFLLAVFILVIFLIALAISRYGSIRLGGDDERPEFPLFTWIGMLFSAGFGAGLVFWGIAEPMSHFYTSPFPDGSTLDEPAARLAMAYSFFHWGISQWSVFAIVGLAIGFLQFRKKQNGLVSTALSPVTGKNPVVRGTIDSLAVIATVMGVATSIGLGVLQMSGGLNIVFNTGDSFYVQLAVIGAMFIGYTLSATTGLDKGIAYLSNLNLGLVLLLMIFVFFAGPTVFILETFVLALGDYIANFIQYSLRLTPYQGGTWVRGWTIFYWAWVIAWSPFVGAFVARVSRGRTIREFIVGVLIVPPAIACVWIAVFGGTAIWYDLNFSAGIAEAVNEDLTAALFLTFQELPFDTLTSILAILLIFTFLVTSADSATYILASMTTYGSLNPSTFFKVVWGVLIAGIAAVLLRAGGLGALQTASLVSALPFTVILVLLMVAIIKMLRDEPLPIRKTDLRRFRRMEKEANRKEANRKEASQKES, translated from the coding sequence ATGGACAATAAAAATCATTTTTCAAATCCCGTCTTTCTGATATCAGCTGCCGTCATTTTGCTGCTGGTTATACTGGGCGCCATCGCTCCTGAAGGATTCGGGATAATCGCAGGTCAGGCACTGGAATTCACAACTGTGAATTTTGGCTGGTTCTTCCTGCTGGCAGTATTTATTTTAGTCATTTTTCTCATTGCCCTGGCAATCAGCAGGTATGGAAGCATCCGGCTTGGAGGAGATGACGAACGACCTGAATTCCCATTATTCACATGGATCGGCATGCTATTCTCCGCCGGGTTCGGTGCAGGTCTCGTTTTTTGGGGGATCGCCGAACCAATGAGCCACTTCTACACCTCTCCCTTCCCTGACGGCAGTACACTTGATGAACCTGCTGCCCGGCTTGCGATGGCTTACTCCTTTTTCCACTGGGGTATAAGCCAATGGTCTGTGTTTGCGATTGTCGGTCTTGCTATCGGTTTTCTGCAATTCCGCAAAAAACAGAATGGACTCGTCTCCACTGCCCTGTCACCTGTCACGGGTAAAAATCCAGTGGTGCGCGGTACCATCGATTCACTCGCTGTTATTGCGACAGTCATGGGGGTCGCTACTTCAATCGGCCTTGGCGTCCTGCAGATGAGCGGCGGTCTGAATATCGTGTTCAATACAGGTGACTCGTTTTACGTTCAATTAGCGGTCATTGGCGCCATGTTTATCGGATACACTCTTTCAGCAACAACCGGGCTGGATAAAGGGATTGCTTATCTGAGTAACCTGAATCTGGGCCTGGTACTCCTACTGATGATATTTGTATTTTTTGCCGGTCCGACTGTTTTCATCCTGGAAACGTTCGTATTGGCGCTCGGGGATTATATCGCCAATTTCATTCAGTACAGTCTTCGCCTGACACCATATCAGGGAGGTACATGGGTCAGAGGCTGGACCATTTTCTACTGGGCTTGGGTAATCGCCTGGTCACCATTCGTCGGTGCATTCGTCGCCCGGGTATCCAGAGGCCGGACCATCCGTGAATTCATCGTTGGTGTGCTGATTGTCCCGCCGGCAATCGCCTGTGTGTGGATTGCTGTATTCGGCGGCACAGCTATCTGGTATGATTTGAACTTCTCAGCGGGAATTGCAGAAGCAGTTAATGAAGACTTAACAGCAGCATTGTTCCTGACATTCCAGGAGCTGCCGTTTGATACACTCACATCGATTCTGGCCATCCTGCTGATTTTCACGTTTCTGGTCACTTCTGCTGACTCGGCGACCTACATTCTCGCGAGCATGACAACATACGGCAGCCTGAACCCGTCGACGTTCTTTAAAGTAGTCTGGGGTGTATTGATAGCAGGAATCGCAGCAGTTCTGCTCCGCGCAGGCGGATTAGGAGCTCTCCAGACAGCATCTCTCGTCTCAGCACTCCCATTCACTGTTATACTCGTGCTGCTTATGGTTGCAATCATAAAAATGCTGCGAGATGAACCGCTGCCGATCCGGAAAACGGATCTTCGCCGGTTCAGGCGGATGGAGAAAGAAGCAAACCGGAAAGAAGCAAACCGGAAAGAAGCAAGCCAGAAAGAATCATAA
- a CDS encoding diguanylate cyclase has protein sequence MYDIYQTTLKERIKEVISDWSGNKPPMEKTVHRFFRSLKGTAGTLGMTGIAETAERLMGLYAGNVPDRLADEEVQALISQLRLLLTEDAYEPVRTDPSERMEGQVFVLLIDADLEFANSIKEILGAQNIHVVVALTARKGLDLFYTIRPDFVMLSLDLPDMDGFIVLEKLAARSRKNFTPIAALAANPQKTDKIRAYELGATDFIKKLIDPAIFLPYLYNRLAYRSEIQRMVIMDDLTGAYNRRYLTNVVPEYITAYQDRRTASAFVLLDLDNFKQVNDTYGHAAGDTVLREFAKCVKSLIREQDGLFRFGGEEFALLLPSTTKEAAREIVLRIRTAFANYRFTVGTDTFSVTFSAGITETCMTNLHAEKLTDEADQALYYAKDQGRDRICIYDPDIMSSSHGKILEIILLADNPLIRAMLIKQVAEQCSLSHYLIRPRTFRHKSEFSDTRVYRPERRYLFLIDGDTINIDCLQTIKQLRSVYPAERLFISVLFERSAGAQVAAALEHGADDYLLKPFKSEDLTRHISRLMTH, from the coding sequence ATGTATGATATTTACCAGACAACACTTAAGGAACGGATAAAAGAAGTGATTTCAGATTGGTCCGGTAATAAACCGCCGATGGAAAAGACTGTTCACCGCTTTTTCCGTTCTCTCAAAGGCACTGCAGGAACGCTGGGAATGACAGGGATAGCGGAAACGGCTGAAAGACTGATGGGCCTCTATGCAGGCAATGTCCCAGACAGACTTGCTGATGAAGAGGTTCAGGCGCTGATCAGTCAGCTCCGGCTGCTGCTGACTGAGGATGCCTACGAACCCGTCCGGACAGATCCAAGCGAGCGGATGGAAGGTCAGGTTTTTGTGCTTCTGATCGATGCGGACCTTGAATTTGCCAACAGCATCAAGGAAATACTGGGAGCACAAAATATCCACGTGGTGGTTGCGCTGACTGCACGCAAAGGCTTGGACCTTTTTTATACGATCCGTCCGGATTTTGTTATGCTCAGTTTGGATCTTCCCGATATGGATGGCTTTATTGTTCTGGAAAAACTAGCCGCCCGTTCCCGGAAAAATTTCACGCCGATCGCTGCCCTGGCCGCCAATCCGCAAAAAACCGACAAAATCCGCGCCTACGAGCTTGGAGCAACAGACTTTATCAAAAAGCTGATCGATCCAGCCATTTTCCTTCCATACCTTTACAATCGTCTGGCTTACAGAAGTGAAATTCAACGGATGGTAATCATGGATGATTTGACTGGCGCCTATAATCGCCGTTATCTGACAAACGTCGTACCTGAATACATTACCGCATATCAGGACAGACGGACTGCTTCTGCTTTTGTGCTGCTGGATCTGGATAATTTCAAACAGGTCAACGATACATATGGCCATGCTGCAGGTGATACCGTACTCCGGGAATTTGCGAAATGTGTAAAAAGCTTGATCCGGGAGCAGGATGGATTGTTCCGCTTTGGCGGTGAAGAGTTCGCCCTTCTCCTGCCTTCCACCACTAAGGAAGCTGCCCGGGAAATCGTATTGCGTATCCGCACGGCATTTGCAAACTACCGGTTCACTGTCGGCACTGACACATTCTCTGTGACATTTTCTGCAGGGATAACTGAAACCTGTATGACTAACCTCCATGCCGAAAAACTGACAGACGAAGCAGACCAGGCATTGTATTACGCCAAAGATCAAGGACGCGATCGCATTTGCATTTATGATCCGGACATCATGAGTTCATCACATGGAAAAATACTGGAAATAATACTCTTGGCTGATAACCCGCTGATTCGTGCTATGCTCATAAAACAAGTAGCTGAGCAATGTTCCTTGAGTCATTACCTGATCCGGCCCCGGACGTTCAGGCACAAGAGCGAATTTTCGGATACCCGCGTATATCGGCCTGAGAGACGTTATTTGTTTTTGATCGACGGAGACACTATCAACATTGACTGCCTGCAAACAATCAAGCAACTTCGCTCAGTCTACCCAGCCGAACGGCTATTCATTTCTGTGCTATTCGAACGGTCCGCCGGTGCCCAGGTTGCCGCAGCACTTGAACATGGAGCGGATGATTATTTGCTTAAGCCATTCAAATCAGAGGATCTGACACGGCATATCAGTCGGCTTATGACCCATTAA
- a CDS encoding amino acid ABC transporter permease, whose protein sequence is MFLSSLFADPERNQRLIDIAQSSLLPLLEGALLYTLPLTLIAFTLGLILAVLTALARISTIQPLQIIARIYVSAIRGTPLLVQLFILFYGLPTLNIEIDPFPAAVIGFSLNVGAYASEVIRAAILSIPKGQWEAADTIGMSYTQALRRVILPQAARVSVPPLSNTFISLVKDTSLASLILVTEMFRRAQEIAARTYEFLLLYTEAALLYWIICFLLSLVQGRLENRFDRYVSR, encoded by the coding sequence ATGTTCTTGAGTAGTCTGTTCGCAGACCCTGAACGGAATCAGCGCCTGATCGATATCGCCCAATCCTCCCTCCTGCCTTTGCTGGAGGGAGCACTTTTATATACACTTCCATTAACGCTGATTGCGTTTACGCTCGGTCTGATTTTAGCAGTACTTACCGCATTGGCCCGGATTTCAACGATACAACCGCTTCAGATTATTGCACGCATTTATGTTTCAGCTATTCGCGGGACGCCATTGCTTGTACAGCTGTTCATTCTATTTTATGGTCTGCCGACATTGAATATCGAGATTGATCCATTTCCTGCTGCTGTTATCGGATTTTCATTGAACGTCGGCGCGTATGCTTCTGAAGTCATCCGGGCCGCTATTCTCTCCATACCGAAAGGACAATGGGAAGCAGCAGATACAATCGGTATGTCTTATACACAGGCGCTGCGACGGGTTATTCTTCCGCAGGCAGCACGGGTCTCGGTCCCGCCTTTATCAAATACCTTCATCTCGCTTGTGAAGGATACCTCGCTCGCTTCACTTATTCTTGTGACAGAAATGTTCAGGCGGGCACAGGAAATTGCGGCACGGACATATGAGTTTCTGCTCCTATACACGGAAGCAGCCCTCCTGTACTGGATAATCTGCTTTTTGCTGTCATTGGTACAGGGCCGGCTTGAAAACCGGTTTGACCGGTATGTATCCCGTTAA
- a CDS encoding DUF2188 domain-containing protein: MPWSKEDYPDSFKNLDEDVRNKAIEVANALLREGYDEGRAIPIALDTAKDYVHKNEDQPVYEVKSADDGWQLTKKGSDDVIMSEKTKEDLLDKAKHYVTEHDGELKIYKGNGELEDTLYE, encoded by the coding sequence ATGCCGTGGAGTAAAGAAGATTATCCGGATTCCTTTAAAAATCTGGATGAAGATGTCCGGAACAAGGCAATTGAAGTCGCGAATGCTTTATTGCGGGAAGGCTACGATGAAGGACGGGCCATCCCCATTGCCTTGGACACAGCAAAAGATTATGTACACAAAAACGAAGATCAGCCAGTCTATGAAGTCAAGTCGGCTGATGACGGTTGGCAACTGACGAAAAAAGGCAGTGACGATGTCATCATGTCAGAAAAAACGAAGGAAGACCTGCTTGATAAAGCCAAACATTACGTCACTGAACACGACGGTGAGCTCAAAATTTATAAAGGCAATGGTGAACTTGAAGATACATTATATGAGTGA
- a CDS encoding fatty acid desaturase encodes MSKEQTKQLRKSVSPFEKSDLRASIMQIVNTVVPFILLWILAYQALSVSVWLTVGLSIIAAGFVIRMFIIFHDCTHGSFFKNKKANAVVGTITGILTLFPYEKWKREHAIHHATSSNLDKRGVGDIWVMTIEEYVEASKMERLKYRLYRNPLVMFGFGPLFLVLIAGRFNRKDARKKERNNTYLINVSLVVLYTLMILLIGWQAFLLIQGTVMFTAGALGIWLFYIQHTFEDSYFEDESEWDYVKAAVEGSSYYQLPKVLQWVTGNIGFHHVHHLSPRVPNYNLEKAHSNVPPLQKATTITIKSSLQSLRYKVYDAKNKSFVTFRDIQQQLDEAKTAKRMNSGLQK; translated from the coding sequence GTGAGCAAAGAGCAAACAAAGCAGCTCAGAAAGTCCGTTTCCCCTTTTGAAAAATCGGATCTGCGGGCAAGCATCATGCAAATCGTTAATACGGTAGTGCCATTTATTCTGTTGTGGATCTTAGCGTATCAGGCACTGTCCGTGTCCGTCTGGCTGACTGTCGGACTGTCAATCATTGCAGCCGGATTTGTTATCCGGATGTTCATCATTTTCCATGACTGTACACATGGCTCGTTCTTTAAAAACAAAAAAGCGAATGCAGTAGTCGGAACGATTACCGGCATCCTGACGTTATTTCCATATGAAAAATGGAAACGCGAGCATGCGATCCACCATGCGACCAGCAGTAATCTCGATAAACGCGGAGTCGGCGACATCTGGGTCATGACAATCGAGGAATATGTGGAAGCATCAAAAATGGAACGGCTGAAATACCGTTTGTACCGCAATCCGCTCGTCATGTTCGGATTCGGCCCATTATTTCTTGTCTTGATTGCAGGCCGCTTTAACCGCAAAGATGCACGTAAAAAAGAACGGAATAACACATACCTGATCAATGTTTCACTCGTTGTTCTGTATACGCTGATGATTCTGCTGATCGGCTGGCAGGCATTCCTGCTTATCCAAGGTACGGTCATGTTCACAGCAGGCGCACTTGGTATCTGGTTGTTCTACATCCAGCACACATTCGAAGATTCGTATTTTGAAGACGAGAGTGAATGGGATTATGTGAAAGCAGCAGTAGAAGGCAGTTCTTATTATCAGCTGCCGAAAGTACTGCAGTGGGTAACCGGGAATATCGGATTCCACCACGTCCATCACTTAAGCCCGCGTGTTCCGAACTATAACCTTGAAAAAGCCCATTCCAATGTGCCGCCGCTGCAGAAGGCGACGACGATTACAATCAAATCCAGCCTGCAGTCATTGCGTTATAAAGTATATGATGCAAAAAACAAATCATTTGTAACATTCCGTGACATTCAACAGCAGCTGGACGAAGCGAAAACTGCGAAGCGGATGAATTCGGGACTGCAGAAATAA
- the yyaC gene encoding spore protease YyaC — MRVHLEDEQATHLLKEQFKEMFESQGEIVFLCIGTDRSTGDAFGPFVGLELKKMKKLWKRESVHVYGCLHDPVHALNFHGILNDIQTMHPDALLVAVDSCLCSIGSLETICVENKPLKPGAFNAELPETGDWRILGNVNVSGYMEHMVLGSTRLSLVLRMAEKTAQAISLALFQLDQEKQEATVST, encoded by the coding sequence ATGCGCGTACATCTGGAGGACGAGCAGGCAACCCATCTCCTGAAAGAACAATTTAAGGAGATGTTCGAGAGCCAGGGAGAGATTGTATTTCTCTGTATCGGCACGGACCGTTCCACAGGTGATGCATTCGGTCCATTCGTTGGGCTCGAATTGAAAAAAATGAAAAAGCTCTGGAAAAGAGAAAGCGTCCATGTGTACGGCTGTCTGCATGACCCGGTACACGCACTCAATTTTCACGGCATACTGAACGACATTCAGACAATGCATCCCGACGCGCTGCTGGTGGCAGTGGATTCCTGTTTGTGCAGCATTGGCAGCCTGGAAACGATCTGTGTGGAAAACAAGCCGCTGAAACCGGGAGCGTTCAATGCAGAACTGCCTGAGACCGGGGACTGGCGGATTTTAGGGAATGTAAATGTGAGTGGCTACATGGAACATATGGTGCTTGGCAGCACTAGACTGTCACTCGTGCTTCGCATGGCGGAAAAGACGGCGCAAGCCATTTCGCTGGCACTCTTTCAATTGGATCAGGAGAAACAGGAGGCAACTGTTTCTACATAA
- a CDS encoding amino acid ABC transporter ATP-binding protein, whose product MIAIHNLHKQFGKLEVLKGIDLDVQKGGTTVVIGPSGSGKTTFLRCLNILETPSAGSVTIDEQTVDFSKPLSKKSIAAFRKQSAMVFQHYNLFPHMTALENVMEGPATVQKVPKAQARERAVQLLEKVGLGAKLDEYPFQLSGGQQQRVGIARALALEPKVMLFDEPTSALDPELVGEVLQVMKDLAAEGMTMIVVTHEMRFAREAANEVLFMDGGHVIERGRPDDIFTNPTEERTKQFLNLIQNTNAI is encoded by the coding sequence ATGATAGCGATTCACAATCTGCATAAACAATTCGGTAAGCTGGAAGTGCTGAAAGGGATTGATCTGGACGTGCAGAAAGGCGGCACAACGGTCGTCATCGGTCCCTCCGGTTCAGGAAAAACGACGTTTCTCCGGTGTCTGAATATCCTGGAAACCCCTTCTGCCGGTTCTGTCACCATCGATGAACAGACCGTCGATTTCTCAAAGCCGCTCTCGAAAAAAAGTATTGCCGCATTCCGGAAGCAGTCTGCGATGGTATTTCAGCATTACAACCTGTTTCCTCACATGACAGCGCTCGAAAATGTCATGGAAGGACCAGCCACCGTTCAGAAAGTGCCAAAAGCACAGGCCCGGGAACGCGCAGTGCAATTGCTTGAGAAAGTCGGACTCGGTGCAAAACTGGATGAATACCCGTTCCAGTTATCCGGCGGCCAGCAGCAGCGCGTCGGGATTGCCCGTGCACTTGCACTGGAACCGAAAGTGATGCTATTTGATGAACCGACCTCTGCGCTCGACCCCGAACTGGTCGGCGAAGTGCTGCAGGTCATGAAGGATTTGGCTGCTGAAGGGATGACCATGATTGTCGTCACCCATGAAATGCGATTTGCCCGGGAAGCGGCAAATGAAGTGCTGTTCATGGATGGCGGTCACGTGATTGAACGCGGCCGGCCGGATGATATTTTCACTAATCCCACCGAGGAACGAACAAAGCAATTTCTGAACCTCATCCAGAATACGAATGCCATATGA
- the putP gene encoding sodium/proline symporter PutP, which produces MSEFTYQIIALAIYFAAMLYIGWYAYKKTTDLSDYMLGGRGLGPAVAALSAGASDMSGWLLLGLPGAIYLGGLVEVWIAIGLVIGAYLNWLFVAPRLRVYSNVSEDSITIPSFLENRLRDKSRLIRVVSGIIILIFFTFYVSSGMVAGGLFFLESFGLDYHWGLVLTSIVVVAYTLFGGFLAVSYTDFVQGMIMLLALILVPIVGIIVTGGFGETAASIREVEPGLLDFLPESATAIGIISAAAWGLGYFGQPHIIVRFMAIKTLKEVKTARWIGMGWMILCLIGAVGTALVGIAFFRQNPENTLTDPEAVFLGMGQLLFHPFIAGIMLSAILAAIMSTISSQLLVSSSALVEDLYKIVFKKESTASQYVNLGRLGVLLVSIVAAYLGWDRDATILDLVSYAWAGFGAAFGPVILLALFWRKLTSWGALGGMIVGAVTVIVWEGFDTEFTNSIYEIIPGFIFCLLVAWIVSLITYKPDPEIQKEFDETMRLLNVEK; this is translated from the coding sequence ATGTCAGAGTTTACGTACCAGATTATTGCGTTAGCTATTTATTTTGCCGCTATGCTCTACATAGGTTGGTATGCTTACAAGAAAACAACCGATTTATCCGATTACATGCTTGGCGGCCGCGGGCTTGGTCCTGCAGTAGCGGCGCTCAGTGCAGGGGCATCGGATATGTCCGGGTGGCTCCTGCTGGGATTGCCGGGTGCGATTTACCTTGGTGGCCTTGTTGAAGTATGGATTGCGATCGGACTTGTGATCGGTGCTTACTTAAACTGGCTGTTTGTCGCCCCGCGATTGCGTGTCTATTCAAATGTTTCAGAAGACTCCATTACAATTCCGAGCTTTCTCGAAAATCGCCTTCGCGATAAGTCGCGGCTGATCCGGGTGGTATCGGGGATCATCATTCTGATCTTTTTTACGTTCTATGTTTCTTCAGGAATGGTTGCAGGGGGGCTGTTTTTCCTTGAATCGTTTGGCCTCGATTACCATTGGGGACTGGTCCTGACATCCATTGTCGTTGTGGCCTATACACTGTTCGGCGGATTTCTTGCAGTTAGCTATACAGACTTTGTCCAGGGTATGATCATGCTGCTTGCACTGATTCTTGTTCCAATCGTCGGTATAATCGTTACCGGTGGCTTTGGTGAAACAGCTGCCAGCATCCGGGAAGTTGAACCTGGTCTGCTGGATTTCTTGCCGGAAAGCGCCACGGCGATCGGCATCATTTCTGCGGCAGCCTGGGGACTTGGTTATTTCGGTCAGCCGCATATCATTGTGCGCTTCATGGCGATTAAGACGTTGAAAGAAGTCAAGACAGCCCGCTGGATCGGCATGGGCTGGATGATTCTCTGTCTGATCGGTGCAGTCGGCACAGCGCTCGTCGGGATTGCCTTTTTCCGGCAGAATCCAGAGAATACATTGACTGACCCGGAAGCGGTATTTCTTGGAATGGGTCAGCTGTTATTCCATCCGTTCATCGCAGGGATCATGCTGTCAGCGATCCTTGCAGCAATCATGAGTACAATTTCATCTCAGTTGCTTGTATCGTCTTCAGCTCTGGTGGAAGATTTATATAAGATCGTCTTCAAGAAAGAGTCAACGGCCAGTCAGTATGTGAATCTGGGCCGGCTTGGCGTTCTGCTCGTTTCCATCGTTGCAGCCTACCTTGGCTGGGACCGGGATGCCACTATTCTGGATCTCGTTTCATATGCATGGGCAGGATTCGGTGCTGCATTCGGCCCGGTAATTCTACTTGCGCTGTTCTGGCGAAAGCTTACTTCATGGGGCGCGCTGGGCGGTATGATCGTCGGTGCTGTCACTGTGATCGTCTGGGAAGGATTCGATACGGAATTCACGAACAGTATTTATGAAATCATTCCCGGATTCATCTTCTGTCTCTTGGTCGCATGGATTGTCAGTCTTATCACTTACAAACCAGATCCTGAAATCCAAAAAGAATTTGATGAGACAATGCGTCTGTTGAATGTAGAGAAGTAA
- a CDS encoding sensor histidine kinase — protein MQSWYHIFPKNPWLSIYAWIAFCILPFFFIFRKVSALEIVYGISMLILFFIAYWLSFDRRGGWRVYFWVSVEMVINIGMTLVFGYVYFSLFLAFVIGSIRSNTGFFIMYGIHVGTTIAAIIFGFFLHYELFISQLPFLLVSVIGVILVPFNSYTRQKRQKLEGQLEDANKRISELIIMEERQRIARDLHDTLGQKLSLIGLKSDLAGKLVDRNAESAKKELKDIQQTARTALKEVRELVSEMRGTKLPEELARVQQLLEAAGINFLFKGDLKSVRIPLLVENVLSMCLKEAVTNVVKHSGAETCIVFIRQTKKELLLTVQDDGTGIPESTLSSTGNGLAGMRERLEFINGSMEMESINGTVVKIRVPSVILHSAGEGSA, from the coding sequence ATGCAGAGCTGGTATCATATTTTTCCTAAAAATCCATGGCTGAGCATCTATGCCTGGATCGCTTTTTGTATTTTACCTTTCTTTTTCATTTTCCGAAAAGTTTCAGCTCTGGAAATTGTATATGGCATTAGCATGCTGATTCTGTTTTTTATCGCATATTGGTTGTCATTTGACCGAAGGGGCGGCTGGCGGGTTTATTTTTGGGTAAGCGTGGAAATGGTAATCAATATTGGAATGACGCTTGTTTTCGGTTATGTGTACTTTTCTTTGTTTCTGGCATTTGTTATTGGCAGTATCCGCAGTAATACCGGTTTTTTTATCATGTATGGCATTCATGTCGGCACAACAATAGCAGCTATCATTTTTGGCTTTTTCCTGCACTATGAGTTATTCATATCCCAACTGCCCTTTTTGCTTGTATCAGTGATCGGTGTAATTCTTGTGCCGTTTAATTCTTATACCCGCCAGAAGCGGCAGAAGCTGGAGGGACAATTGGAAGATGCCAATAAACGGATTTCTGAACTGATCATCATGGAAGAACGGCAACGGATTGCCCGCGATCTGCATGATACACTTGGCCAAAAGCTGTCATTGATCGGATTGAAAAGCGATCTGGCGGGAAAGCTGGTGGACCGGAATGCGGAATCTGCCAAAAAAGAGCTGAAGGATATTCAGCAAACTGCCCGCACGGCGCTGAAAGAAGTACGGGAACTCGTATCGGAAATGCGCGGAACGAAACTGCCGGAGGAACTGGCAAGAGTGCAGCAGCTACTTGAAGCGGCGGGCATTAACTTCCTGTTCAAAGGCGATTTAAAGTCGGTCCGGATTCCACTGCTTGTGGAAAACGTCTTGAGCATGTGCCTGAAAGAGGCGGTCACGAACGTAGTAAAACACAGCGGTGCAGAAACATGTATCGTCTTTATCCGGCAGACAAAAAAAGAGCTGCTGCTGACGGTACAGGATGACGGAACGGGCATTCCGGAAAGCACACTTTCATCGACAGGCAATGGACTGGCAGGGATGAGGGAGCGGCTGGAATTCATCAATGGCAGTATGGAGATGGAATCGATTAACGGTACCGTGGTGAAAATCCGTGTGCCGAGCGTTATTTTACATTCGGCAGGGGAGGGGTCGGCATGA